AAACACGAGGACGAATCGAGCTAGGACACAGGTTTCCTCCCGCTGTGGCATAAAGTTAGAGATCTTATGCTAGCCGAAGAATCAGTAACCATCGATGGAATCACAGATACACTTATTGAGAATGGGACAATATCCGTCACGGATAATTATGGCTACCAGTCAACCAGACAGCTCATCTTCGCTATTCTAGGATGGCAGACAATGCTCTACAAGCCCGATCTCCTCTCCTATGTGCATGGAGAATTCAACATCTTTGACGAGACGGATGGCTTTCGAGGCGAAGCGCGAGTCTGTCTCGTTCAGCCTGAACACTCGGGAAAACAAGACTTGCCTAGTTTTCTTCTTGGGTTCGGCATGATGCTCCCACCCCGACAATATTGCGCCTTCGACGACGCagatgagaagaagctgtTTCACAGGACCAAAAGGATTACCCCAAAGGACCTTAATGCCGACGTGTTGACCAAGGTCTGTGGTATTAGGCTTCAGTGGGTCGACTCTCTTTCTTGTCATCTCGAGTTGGATAGGCTTTCTGGCACTCTCTTTCTGTATCGATATCCCTCATTCTGTGTCTCGATACTTCAACAGCGAAACTGTGTCTCGGCTCTTCAACTGCGAAACATGCAGGAGCAAGCAATTGATGTTATTCATCGCTGTGGGAGTCAAAGTCCTGGACCAACGCCGTGGGCGAGCGAAAGGGATATAGCGGAGCTGCTTCAGGAGATTTTACTTTCCTATCGGCTACTCTTTGGTCAAAGCAGGCGATCGAGGAACCTATTTCGCCAGCTGCGGCCGTTCCAAGGTATCCCAAACGAAGGACATGATAAGTTCCTGTCGTCAATTTGTGGCATGAAGAAATTCAAGTGCCCAATTAAGCTTATCGAGCGGGAGGAGTATGATTTGTCCGGAGACTTCTCACACTTTCGGAGTAGAATGGTACAACTAAACAGTTACACATCAAGCAAGAAGTCTCGCTCCATCCTTCAACTATGGCGGGATAAGCGCGACTCTACTGCTTGGATCGCGTTTTGGAGTGTCCTGATTTTCGGCTCGGTGAGTATACTCTTGGGTGTGGTGCAGGCAGTGTTTCAGATTCTGCAGTTTGTCCAAGGCAGTAGGTAGGGTAGAACTTCAACAAGAGGTCTTTGTATTCATGGTAAATCAATTTGTTGTTCACACTGTCGCTCCACCCAGCTTGCAATCACGCCTTCAACCGTTGGTTCGTACTCCTTCAAAGTGATTGTGTCCCCATCACGAAACGTATTAGCTTGGACAAAGACGAGCGGAGGGGGTTTATTCACAATCACTGTCTCTCGCCACTCGATATACTCACCGTCTACACTTGACAACTTCTCATAGTATGTTCGACAGCCTTCCACATCTGCTGTACATCGAAACACGTGCAGATGCAAGAGCATCTTTCCCAAGGCCGGTTTCCCATGTGTACGAATTTTAGACCGGTCCACCCGAACTGTCAAACGTTGTTTGGGCTTATTGCGTGATATAGTTATGACACCACCGCCGTTAAGAAGCAAGCACTTCAGTATGGCAAAGTGAGCCTATATGGTCATCAGCAAAGCAGCCTCTGTGATGAATGCCCATATTTCGGTTACTACTCACCCGACTGTGCGCCTGACCCCATTTCTAAGAAGTAGAGATGTTAGGAAGACAGTTTTCCCTCTCAAAGCATAGGTATAACTTACATTACTTTGCACGTTAAAGTTCGAGAGTCCCCGTAGACCATCAACGCCCAGCTGCAAGTACAAATTGTACGTCACTGTCGTTGCCGTGTTAGTAATATTTACTCCTCATCCGATAGGGCTGTACTGACAGTCTTCGGCATGAATATTGGACGTTTCAGTGAAACCAAACATTTCAAGAAGCTCCGAATCATCCATTAAATAAGCTCCCACTAGTTCAGCCCTACACTCGTCGACCGTAGTTGCCAGTTCACCAAATTGACCCGTCCAAGTTTGACCTGGCTTGTACCAGCTTGAAATAGGTCTTCCAGTGAGGGGGTTGACGGGTGGATTCTCGATATCAAAGTTGAATTTTCCGTCCATACTTTCAACCATCATTCGCCCTgtaccatggccaaggagctCATGGAGCACAACCCACCAATAATAAGCCTGGAACTTGTGCTCCCTGAACTTCTCAGCTTCAGAATCTTCAATAAAAGGGTACTGCTTTGCTTGGCTCTCAGCAATCATTCGATTAGAAATGATGACATTCTTGAATCCATTTTCTTGCCGAATATCATTATACTATAACTGGTTGTTAGTCCACAGAACAAGACCCAACGATGTCGGGCATCAGAACTAACATTTGGTAAGTTGATTCCGGGAAATATGATGCTTGAGCAGTACGCAAGAGCTACGGTCTCTAAGTTTTCGGTCTCTGTGTCACAGGTGTATTGTCACTCACCATGAATGCTCGAGAAGTCGGGCGGCTCGAATAGACTCTTCTCGAACGGCCCTTTGCCATCATTCTCTGGGGTTGCCCAAGGCAGTCGGCGGATGAACTTTGCCGAGTTGTCAACTAGTTCAGCAAGTAGCCTGGTCTCTGAATCATCTGCAATGGCCACCGGAGCTTCGAATTCTCCTCGAATTCCTTGCGGATCGCGATATGGCTCGACGAATCCAAAGATATTCTCTACCCTAGGCGCCTTGTCCTGAACCCATAGCCTTTGAGACGTGCGATATATGTCCAGGCTACCGGTTTGGAAGCTTTCGATGTACGCACTGAGAATATTTCTCTGCAAATCGTTGGCCGCGTATTTGGAGGCTTCGTTCAACTCTGCACAAACGAGTTGGAGATCAGACGAATGATCTCCCTTCAGAAGTCTCACATGTCCTTGGCCACTTGGGAGAGAGAACTGGGCAACGAGTCCACGTTCAACAGATGCAATGAGGACATCGTATTCAGTGCCATCTTCAGACTTTCGAAGCCTAGTATTCTCAGGGAATACGGCGTTCTGCTCAAGAATCTTGGACACAATGGCTGCGTCAGATTCACTGATGGCATTCCCCAGATAGTAGCTGCTTTGAGACGTCTCGCTGGGAAAGCCTAGGTTGAAAGGCGGTATGGATTCGATGGACTTGTGTATCTACTCATATAACTCTCTCAATACCGAGAATCGATCTGCCAGCTTCTTCAGGACATGATTTTCTATGCCAGGGACAAACTTTTGATCCCCGGAGCCCTGTAGGAGTCAGCATTACATCGTGAAATATGGGTCTCAGCATCGGGACGCACATAATAGTTCCCAGCATTGGAGAGAAAGGTAGCCGCGTAGGTCAGGAACTTCTGGAGGTCATCGCTGCTAACACCTTCCCCAATGAAAGAATGCCAGTTGCCAGAACAGGTGCGATGGAGCTCGATGATGAAGTCGAAAATTGAAGATGATTCCGGAGAAACTTGTTGCAGAATGATCCTCGATCCGAGCCAAGCAGCGCTAGATATGCTGTTCAGCATGCCACTTGGCCAGTATTGCGGGGTTAGTGCTTACCGAGCCATGTGATGCGCATATTGTTTCTCCCTGCCAGTGAGGCGCTCAAACTGGGTCGCGATACCCAACTTAAagacttggacttgatgTACCGCCATTGCGAGTCAGACTGCTTGGCGAATCTGTATGCTCAATCGGCGCATGTGGAAGTACAGAGAAATAGATGAGTGTCACCATGTGCTGATTGTGTTAGGCCTCAATACCACTTGGCCCCCGACAAGAACCGCATGGACTGTTGGGCAATGTTGGGGGAAGGCGCCTGCCACATGCATTTAAGCATTGACATACGTTACGCCGTAGAGTACCCTGTACCACATATCCGGTGCATTTATCGAGACTTGACACTCGCCTTCTTCAATAGAGCGACCAAGGCAATTGAATCGCAAGTTGTTTGGAGTTGCCCAACCTTGAACTCGAAGCCGAAGGAAACTGCTTTGCCAGACGAAATGCGATCTGCAAGATACCAGTACTTGTACGACGTCTGGCTCTGACTGGCGATAGTTGTGGCTGTTGAGGTGGTCTTCTGTCTACGGAAAGATGGAAACAAAAACCGTGCCTGAATTCAATCGCCAGTTCAAAAGTTCATCTACAAACAGGAATAAATGAAGGTTGTACAAATGCCCCCGCTCGGTGAGCAAACGGTTTCGACTGCAATAAAGATCAGGTGCCGGTAACTCCAAGAAGTCTTCGAAATATTTGGGACCTTTGAAGCATTCCAATGAAGTAGTCTGATACTAGATTACTAGATGTCAAGGGTCCATATTTAGTTGCTTCGTGATAGTTGTGAATCGTAGGAATATATGAATAAGCAAATGACGGATGTAGTGCGCCACGGATTAAAATGATGCGGAAATAGAGGCCCAGGGTCAAATTACCCAGCTCGAAGCT
The DNA window shown above is from Metarhizium brunneum chromosome 1, complete sequence and carries:
- the DppIII gene encoding Dipeptidyl peptidase 3, giving the protein MAVHQVQVFKLGIATQFERLTGREKQYAHHMARAAWLGSRIILQQVSPESSSIFDFIIELHRTCSGNWHSFIGEGVSSDDLQKFLTYAATFLSNAGNYYGSGDQKFVPGIENHVLKKLADRFSVLRELYDETSQSSYYLGNAISESDAAIVSKILEQNAVFPENTRLRKSEDGTEYDVLIASVERGLVAQFSLPSGQGHVRLLKGDHSSDLQLVCAELNEASKYAANDLQRNILSAYIESFQTGSLDIYRTSQRLWVQDKAPRVENIFGFVEPYRDPQGIRGEFEAPVAIADDSETRLLAELVDNSAKFIRRLPWATPENDGKGPFEKSLFEPPDFSSIHALAYCSSIIFPGINLPNYNDIRQENGFKNVIISNRMIAESQAKQYPFIEDSEAEKFREHKFQAYYWWVVLHELLGHGTGRMMVESMDGKFNFDIENPPVNPLTGRPISSWYKPGQTWTGQFGELATTVDECRAELVGAYLMDDSELLEMFGFTETSNIHAEDLTYNLYLQLGVDGLRGLSNFNVQSNKWGQAHSRAHFAILKCLLLNGGGVITISRNKPKQRLTVRVDRSKIRTHGKPALGKMLLHLHVFRCTADVEGCRTYYEKLSSVDGEYIEWRETVIVNKPPPLVFVQANTFRDGDTITLKEYEPTVEGVIASWVERQCEQQIDLP